In a genomic window of Pseudomonas mohnii:
- a CDS encoding SDR family NAD(P)-dependent oxidoreductase codes for MKGLSGKTVIITGGGGGIGRAVCQRFAAEGSRVAVLDRDSAAAQVTVDLIREAGGKAVAYAADIADYDAITQTVAAIEKDLGVPTVLVNNAGFDRFMPFLKTEPKLWEQLISINLTGALNMHHVVLPKMLEAGGGKVINIASDAARVGSSGEAVYAACKAGLVGLSKTLARELATKNINVNVVCPGPTDTALLKSVAETSSNPEKLLEAFKNAVPMRRLGQPEDYPGIIALLASDDANFITGQVISVSGGLTMAG; via the coding sequence ATGAAAGGCCTTAGTGGAAAAACCGTGATCATCACTGGCGGGGGCGGCGGCATCGGCCGCGCGGTGTGCCAGCGCTTCGCCGCCGAAGGCAGCCGGGTGGCGGTGCTGGATCGCGACAGCGCTGCGGCGCAGGTCACCGTCGACCTGATCCGCGAAGCCGGTGGAAAAGCAGTCGCCTATGCCGCCGACATCGCCGACTACGACGCCATCACCCAGACCGTGGCGGCCATCGAAAAAGACTTGGGTGTGCCGACCGTACTGGTCAACAACGCCGGGTTCGACCGCTTCATGCCGTTTCTCAAGACCGAACCAAAGCTCTGGGAGCAGCTGATTTCGATCAACCTGACCGGTGCCCTGAACATGCACCACGTGGTGCTGCCGAAAATGCTCGAGGCCGGTGGCGGCAAAGTCATCAACATTGCCTCTGATGCCGCCCGCGTCGGCTCGTCGGGCGAGGCCGTCTATGCAGCCTGCAAGGCTGGCCTGGTGGGCTTGAGCAAAACCCTGGCGCGGGAGCTGGCGACCAAGAACATCAACGTCAACGTGGTCTGCCCCGGTCCGACCGACACCGCGCTGCTCAAAAGCGTGGCCGAAACCTCCAGCAACCCGGAAAAGCTCCTGGAAGCCTTCAAGAATGCCGTGCCGATGCGCCGACTCGGCCAACCGGAAGACTATCCGGGAATCATCGCCCTGCTCGCCAGCGACGATGCCAATTTCATCACCGGTCAAGTCATCAGCGTGTCCGGCGGCCTGACGATGGCTGGCTAA
- a CDS encoding AMP-binding protein — protein sequence MIITDYWGIQVARGQGCRALSSYQAGENNPVSFTYGELDAVVTRMGAGLAALGVEKGSVVSCQLPNGWQMTALFLACARIGAVFNPLMPIFRERELRFMLGHARSHLLVVPKHFRGFDYASMAEGLRTDLPELRHVLVIGGDGHNSFEQQLLEREWEKHCDTQALFAERRPQADDILQLLFTSGTTGEPKGVLHTSRTLLSNIIPYAERLGLGHEDIIFMASPMAHQTGFLYGLMMPIYLGAAAVLQDVWDARTAIRIAAAERPTFTMASTPFLADLIELAPDNGDALTSLRFFVSAGAPIPESLVEKAGNSINAKIISAWGMTETGAATMTRPQDDPERAIYSDGVVLPLMDVRVVDDAGLALPAGSEGHLQVRGASLFVGYLKRPDLYGVDAQGWFSTGDLARMDAQGYIRITGRTKDVVIRGGENIPVVEVENLLYKHPAISAAALVGCPDERLGERVCAYVTLHDGYTELSLDDAVTFLLEHSLSRNYLPEYLEVLPALPRTPSGKIQKFKLHERAANIRIDPAKRR from the coding sequence ATGATCATTACAGATTACTGGGGTATACAGGTTGCACGAGGCCAAGGCTGTCGCGCCCTGTCGAGCTACCAGGCTGGCGAGAACAATCCTGTCTCGTTTACCTACGGCGAACTGGATGCCGTGGTCACCCGCATGGGTGCCGGCCTGGCCGCCCTGGGTGTGGAAAAAGGCAGTGTGGTGTCCTGCCAGTTGCCCAACGGCTGGCAGATGACAGCCTTGTTCCTGGCCTGTGCCCGTATCGGCGCGGTGTTCAACCCGCTGATGCCGATCTTTCGGGAACGCGAACTGCGCTTCATGCTCGGCCACGCCCGCAGTCATCTTCTGGTCGTGCCCAAACACTTCCGGGGTTTCGATTACGCCAGCATGGCCGAAGGCCTGCGCACCGACCTGCCGGAACTGCGCCATGTACTGGTGATAGGGGGTGACGGTCACAACAGCTTTGAACAGCAACTGCTCGAGCGGGAATGGGAAAAGCACTGCGATACCCAGGCGCTGTTCGCAGAACGACGCCCCCAGGCCGACGATATTCTCCAGCTGCTCTTCACTTCCGGCACCACGGGTGAACCCAAAGGGGTGCTGCACACCTCCAGGACCCTGCTGAGCAATATCATTCCTTATGCCGAGCGCCTGGGGCTTGGCCACGAAGACATTATCTTCATGGCCTCGCCCATGGCTCACCAGACCGGTTTTCTCTACGGTCTGATGATGCCCATCTACCTCGGCGCGGCAGCGGTACTGCAAGACGTCTGGGATGCGCGCACCGCCATAAGGATCGCCGCCGCCGAGCGCCCGACTTTCACGATGGCCTCAACACCGTTTCTCGCCGATTTGATCGAGCTCGCACCGGACAATGGTGACGCGCTCACGAGCCTGCGTTTTTTTGTCTCGGCCGGCGCGCCCATTCCGGAAAGCCTGGTGGAAAAGGCTGGCAACAGCATCAACGCGAAAATCATCTCGGCCTGGGGCATGACCGAAACCGGCGCTGCCACCATGACGCGTCCGCAGGACGATCCCGAGCGGGCCATCTACAGCGACGGCGTGGTGCTACCGCTCATGGATGTGCGGGTGGTCGATGATGCCGGGCTTGCGCTGCCCGCCGGCAGCGAAGGCCATCTTCAGGTCCGCGGCGCGAGCCTGTTCGTGGGCTACCTCAAGCGCCCCGATCTCTACGGCGTTGACGCCCAGGGCTGGTTCTCCACCGGAGACCTGGCCCGTATGGATGCCCAGGGCTACATCCGCATCACCGGACGAACAAAGGATGTCGTCATCCGCGGCGGCGAAAACATTCCGGTGGTTGAGGTGGAAAACCTGCTCTACAAGCACCCGGCCATTTCGGCGGCGGCCCTGGTGGGCTGCCCCGACGAGCGACTCGGTGAGCGTGTCTGCGCTTACGTCACGTTGCATGACGGCTACACGGAGCTGAGCCTCGATGACGCGGTGACCTTTCTGCTCGAACACAGTCTGTCGCGCAACTATTTGCCCGAGTACCTGGAGGTGCTGCCTGCCCTGCCCCGCACGCCCTCCGGGAAGATCCAGAAATTCAAGCTGCACGAGCGGGCCGCGAACATTCGCATCGACCCGGCCAAGCGTCGCTGA
- a CDS encoding enoyl-CoA hydratase, with the protein MAFLNILVEQRAAVGLIRLNRPAVHNALNDALMTELGQALLAFEADERIRAVVITGNDKAFAAGADLSELQFKGFADVYLEDFVTANWETVTRCRKPVIAAVAGLALGGGCELAMMCDMVIAADNARFGQPEVKVGTLPGAGGTQRLTRAIGKAKAMDLCLTGRFMEVDEAERCGLISRVVPLADLLDEALAVAAQIAAHPAIAVKLNKEAVNRAFETTLAEGVQFERRLMHASFASQDQKEGMQAFAQKRQPVWTHR; encoded by the coding sequence ATGGCTTTCCTGAATATCCTTGTCGAGCAGCGTGCAGCCGTCGGCCTGATCCGTTTGAATCGCCCGGCTGTCCATAACGCCCTCAATGATGCCTTGATGACCGAGCTGGGCCAGGCGCTGCTGGCCTTCGAGGCCGATGAGCGGATTCGGGCCGTCGTCATTACCGGCAACGACAAAGCCTTCGCGGCCGGTGCCGATCTCAGCGAATTGCAGTTCAAGGGGTTTGCCGATGTGTACCTGGAGGATTTCGTCACGGCCAACTGGGAGACCGTCACCCGCTGCCGCAAGCCGGTGATCGCCGCGGTTGCCGGCCTGGCGCTGGGCGGGGGCTGCGAGTTGGCGATGATGTGCGACATGGTCATCGCCGCCGACAACGCTCGATTCGGCCAGCCCGAAGTCAAGGTCGGCACGTTGCCCGGTGCCGGCGGCACCCAGCGCCTGACCCGCGCCATCGGCAAGGCCAAGGCCATGGACCTGTGCCTGACCGGGCGCTTCATGGAAGTCGATGAGGCCGAGCGCTGCGGCTTGATCAGTCGCGTGGTGCCCCTGGCAGACCTGCTGGATGAAGCCCTGGCCGTGGCCGCACAGATTGCCGCTCACCCGGCGATCGCGGTGAAACTCAATAAAGAAGCGGTCAACCGTGCCTTCGAAACCACCCTGGCCGAGGGTGTGCAGTTCGAGCGGCGATTGATGCACGCCAGTTTCGCCAGTCAGGACCAGAAGGAGGGCATGCAGGCCTTCGCTCAGAAGCGCCAGCCGGTATGGACCCATCGCTGA
- a CDS encoding enoyl-CoA hydratase/isomerase family protein produces the protein MTSVVQMTREAGVALIRVDNPPVNALGHAVRVGLLQAFMAAERDGQVELIMLYCAGKTFIAGADIREFGQPAQAPILQELTLAIENGSKPSLAVLHGSVLGGGLEVALGCHYRIAHRATRLGLPETRLGLLPGGGGSQRLPRLVGVQSALDMIIGGEPIEATRALELGLVDALFDDEPLVAGLAHARHLLAERVGVRRVGQMTIPTTSAEASALIAARRSEIGRTQADSFSAPRCLAAIEAAIHMPLIEGLQRERALFLECMASPQRAALIEDFFARRQTAKSGRR, from the coding sequence ATGACTTCAGTCGTACAAATGACGCGAGAGGCAGGCGTGGCCTTGATCCGGGTCGACAACCCGCCGGTCAATGCCCTCGGTCACGCCGTGCGCGTCGGGCTGTTGCAAGCGTTCATGGCGGCCGAGCGGGACGGGCAGGTCGAGTTGATCATGCTCTATTGCGCAGGCAAGACCTTTATTGCCGGTGCCGATATTCGCGAGTTCGGCCAACCGGCCCAGGCGCCGATCCTGCAGGAACTGACCCTGGCCATCGAGAACGGCAGCAAGCCCTCGCTGGCGGTGTTGCACGGCTCCGTGCTGGGTGGCGGGCTGGAAGTCGCGCTGGGCTGTCACTACCGCATCGCTCACCGTGCCACCCGGCTCGGCCTGCCGGAAACCCGTCTGGGTTTGCTGCCCGGGGGCGGCGGCAGCCAACGCCTGCCGCGCTTGGTGGGTGTGCAAAGCGCGCTGGACATGATCATCGGCGGCGAGCCGATCGAGGCAACCCGGGCACTGGAGCTCGGTCTTGTTGACGCACTGTTCGACGATGAGCCTCTGGTTGCAGGCCTTGCGCATGCGCGGCACCTGTTGGCCGAGCGCGTGGGCGTGCGGCGCGTCGGCCAGATGACGATACCAACGACGTCTGCCGAGGCCAGTGCATTGATCGCGGCCCGGCGCAGCGAAATCGGCCGCACCCAGGCTGATTCGTTCTCGGCACCGCGCTGCCTCGCTGCGATCGAAGCGGCGATCCATATGCCATTGATCGAAGGGTTGCAGCGCGAGCGCGCGCTGTTTCTCGAATGCATGGCATCGCCCCAGCGCGCAGCGCTGATCGAAGATTTCTTTGCCCGGCGCCAGACAGCCAAGAGCGGCCGACGCTGA
- a CDS encoding acyl-CoA dehydrogenase family protein translates to MDIHYTPAELEFRTEVRAFLRDALPADIANSVRLGKRLSKDDHQRWQRILARRGWYAANWPVTFGGTGWSVVQKHIFEQECAAFGAPRLISFGVNMVAPVIMKFGNPAQQAHYLPRILSGEDWWCQGYSEPGAGSDLASLKTRAVREGDHYVVNGQKTWTTLGQHANMIFCLVRTDSEARQQRGISFLLIDMTTPGISVRPIITLEGEHEVNEVFFDNVRVPVENLVGEENQGWTCAKYLLTHERTGQAGIGQSKAALAHLKAVARQELRNGRPLLQDPQFRLQVAQVEIELLAIEMSTLRILAAAQAGGVPGAESSILKIKGSEIRQAISHLLRKALGAKALPFVEAQLTDDFTGTALHSDYSAAPASQYFNLRKLSIYGGSNEIQKNIIAKMILEL, encoded by the coding sequence ATGGACATCCACTACACACCCGCCGAGCTTGAGTTCCGCACCGAGGTGCGTGCTTTCCTGCGTGACGCGCTGCCGGCGGACATCGCCAATAGCGTTCGCCTGGGCAAGCGTCTGAGCAAGGACGACCACCAACGCTGGCAGCGCATCCTTGCCCGGCGTGGCTGGTACGCGGCCAATTGGCCGGTGACCTTTGGTGGCACCGGTTGGAGCGTGGTGCAAAAACACATTTTCGAGCAGGAGTGCGCCGCCTTCGGTGCGCCGCGCCTGATCTCCTTCGGCGTCAATATGGTTGCGCCGGTGATCATGAAATTCGGCAACCCGGCGCAGCAGGCGCATTACCTGCCACGCATCCTGAGCGGAGAAGACTGGTGGTGCCAGGGCTACTCGGAACCGGGTGCCGGTTCGGACCTGGCCAGCCTCAAGACCCGCGCCGTGCGCGAGGGCGACCACTATGTGGTCAATGGCCAGAAGACCTGGACCACGCTCGGCCAGCACGCCAACATGATTTTCTGCCTGGTGCGCACGGACAGCGAAGCCCGGCAGCAGCGGGGCATTTCTTTCCTGCTGATCGACATGACCACGCCGGGCATCAGCGTTCGCCCGATCATCACGCTCGAGGGCGAGCATGAGGTCAACGAAGTGTTCTTCGACAACGTCCGCGTGCCAGTGGAAAACCTGGTGGGCGAAGAGAACCAGGGCTGGACCTGCGCCAAATACCTGCTGACCCACGAGCGCACCGGGCAGGCTGGCATCGGCCAATCCAAGGCAGCCTTGGCGCACCTCAAAGCGGTCGCCCGGCAGGAGTTGCGCAACGGCCGGCCGTTGCTGCAGGACCCGCAGTTTCGCTTGCAGGTCGCCCAGGTGGAGATTGAGCTGCTGGCCATCGAGATGAGCACCTTGCGCATCCTCGCTGCTGCCCAGGCCGGCGGTGTGCCCGGTGCCGAAAGCTCGATCCTGAAAATCAAAGGCTCGGAAATTCGCCAGGCCATCAGTCACCTGTTGCGCAAGGCGCTGGGCGCCAAGGCGTTGCCTTTCGTCGAAGCGCAATTGACCGACGACTTTACCGGCACTGCGCTGCACAGCGACTACAGCGCCGCCCCCGCCAGCCAGTATTTCAACCTTCGCAAGCTGTCTATCTACGGCGGCTCCAATGAAATTCAAAAGAACATCATCGCCAAGATGATTCTTGAGCTTTAA
- a CDS encoding acyl-CoA dehydrogenase family protein, producing MDFTLSSEQQMLQDTVARLARDHYSFEAREGYYHSEAGMSPVFWNQMAELGLCSVPIAQEHGGFGGSGVDNLLIMTELGRHLCLEPFLQSQIHAAGLLQQLGDASQKADLLPRVAEGSLQLAVALEELQSHYQLHDVQTQARPVEGGWCLSGRKICVVGAASAGLILVSARTSGDTRCEQGISLFLVEAQVHGLQRRDYPCIDGPRASDLILDDVFVSRGALLGDIGEALPALRYQQGRAIAGQCAEAVGGMQEAFRLTLDYLKTRKQFGTPIGKFQVLQHRMADMCGELEMATSMAILAACVADQADGDERSRQLAAAKFVVVRAARLIAEQAIQLHGGIGMTWEYSLAHHAKRLVMLGHQLGDDDHHLQAYAELLHSA from the coding sequence ATGGACTTCACACTCAGCTCCGAGCAGCAAATGCTGCAAGACACCGTGGCCCGACTGGCCCGCGATCACTACAGCTTCGAAGCCCGCGAAGGCTATTACCACAGCGAAGCCGGCATGAGCCCGGTGTTCTGGAACCAGATGGCAGAACTGGGCCTGTGTTCGGTGCCGATTGCCCAGGAACATGGCGGCTTCGGTGGCAGCGGCGTGGACAACCTGCTGATCATGACCGAGCTCGGTCGCCACCTGTGCCTGGAGCCCTTCCTGCAGTCGCAGATTCACGCGGCCGGCCTGCTGCAACAACTCGGTGATGCCAGCCAAAAGGCAGACCTGCTGCCGCGGGTGGCCGAAGGCTCACTGCAACTGGCGGTGGCTCTGGAAGAACTGCAAAGCCATTACCAGCTGCACGATGTGCAGACCCAGGCGCGCCCGGTCGAGGGTGGCTGGTGCCTGTCCGGGCGCAAGATCTGTGTGGTGGGCGCGGCCAGTGCGGGATTGATCCTGGTGTCGGCACGAACCAGCGGTGATACACGTTGCGAACAGGGCATCAGCCTGTTTCTGGTCGAGGCGCAAGTCCATGGGTTGCAGCGTCGCGATTACCCCTGCATCGATGGCCCGCGAGCCAGTGATCTGATTCTCGACGATGTCTTTGTGTCCCGGGGTGCTTTGCTCGGTGACATCGGCGAAGCCTTGCCGGCGTTGCGTTATCAGCAGGGTCGGGCCATTGCCGGGCAGTGCGCCGAGGCCGTCGGCGGTATGCAGGAAGCTTTTCGCCTGACCCTCGACTACCTGAAGACGCGCAAGCAGTTCGGCACGCCAATCGGCAAATTCCAGGTGCTGCAGCATCGCATGGCCGACATGTGCGGCGAGCTGGAAATGGCCACCTCCATGGCCATCCTTGCCGCCTGTGTGGCTGATCAAGCCGACGGCGACGAACGCAGCCGGCAACTGGCCGCCGCGAAGTTCGTGGTGGTCCGCGCCGCGCGCCTGATCGCCGAGCAAGCGATCCAGTTGCACGGTGGTATCGGCATGACCTGGGAGTACAGCCTGGCCCATCACGCCAAGCGCCTGGTGATGCTGGGTCATCAATTGGGCGATGACGATCACCATTTGCAGGCCTACGCCGAGCTGCTGCACAGCGCCTGA
- a CDS encoding electron transfer flavoprotein subunit beta/FixA family protein, translated as MKVLVAVKRVVDFNVKVRVKADHSGVDLANVKMAMNPFCEIAVEEAVRLKEQGIATEVVVVSIGGSAAQEQLRTALALGADRAILVESAEDLTSLAVAKLLKAVVDKEQPQLVILGKQAIDSDNNQTGQMLAALSGYGQGTFASKVEISGDSVAVTREIDGGAQTVSLKLPAIVTTDLRLNEPRYASLPNIMKAKKKPLEVLTPNALGVSCASTVHTLKVQAPAARSAGIKVKSVAELVEKLKNEAKVI; from the coding sequence ATGAAAGTACTGGTTGCGGTAAAACGTGTGGTTGATTTCAACGTCAAGGTTCGCGTGAAGGCGGACCACTCCGGCGTTGACCTTGCCAACGTCAAGATGGCGATGAACCCCTTCTGCGAAATCGCCGTGGAAGAAGCGGTGCGCCTCAAAGAACAAGGGATTGCCACCGAGGTGGTGGTCGTCAGCATCGGCGGCAGTGCGGCACAGGAGCAACTGCGCACCGCGCTGGCGCTGGGTGCCGACCGCGCCATCCTGGTCGAATCCGCCGAAGATCTGACGTCCCTGGCCGTTGCCAAACTGTTGAAAGCGGTTGTCGACAAGGAACAGCCTCAGCTGGTGATCCTTGGCAAACAGGCCATCGACAGCGACAACAACCAGACAGGCCAGATGCTCGCTGCGTTGAGCGGTTACGGTCAGGGCACGTTCGCGTCCAAAGTCGAAATCAGCGGCGACAGCGTCGCGGTGACCCGCGAAATCGACGGCGGCGCGCAGACTGTTTCCCTGAAGCTGCCAGCCATCGTCACCACCGACCTGCGGTTGAACGAGCCGCGCTACGCGTCGTTACCCAACATCATGAAAGCCAAGAAGAAGCCGCTGGAGGTGCTCACGCCGAACGCCCTGGGCGTCAGCTGTGCCAGCACTGTGCACACCTTGAAAGTCCAGGCACCGGCCGCGCGTAGCGCCGGGATCAAGGTCAAGTCGGTGGCCGAACTGGTCGAAAAACTGAAGAACGAGGCGAAGGTAATCTAA
- a CDS encoding electron transfer flavoprotein subunit alpha/FixB family protein produces MAILVIAEHTHAALAAATLNTVTAAQQIGGDIHVLVAGQGAGAAAEAAAKVAGVTKVLLADNAAYAHGLPENVAPLIVALVQEAGADSYSHILAAATSNGKNILPRVAAALDVDQISEIIAVESADTFKRPIYAGNAIATVQSSARVKVITVRGTGFDAAAAEGGNAVIEALALVTDSGQSVFVSEELAKSDRPELTAAKIVVSGGRGMQNGDNFKHLYALADKLGAGVGASRAAVDAGFVPNDMQVGQTGKIVAPQLYIAVGISGAIQHLAGMKDSRVIVAINKDEEAPIFQVADYGLVADLFDVVPELERAI; encoded by the coding sequence ATGGCTATCCTGGTTATCGCTGAACACACCCACGCAGCACTGGCGGCTGCCACCCTCAACACCGTGACGGCTGCGCAGCAGATCGGCGGCGATATTCATGTGCTGGTCGCCGGTCAGGGCGCGGGCGCCGCGGCAGAGGCGGCGGCGAAGGTGGCAGGCGTGACGAAAGTGCTGCTGGCCGACAACGCTGCCTACGCGCACGGGTTGCCGGAAAACGTCGCGCCGTTGATCGTCGCGCTTGTTCAAGAAGCCGGGGCTGACAGCTACAGCCATATCCTGGCTGCCGCCACGTCCAATGGCAAAAACATCCTGCCGCGCGTCGCCGCCGCACTGGACGTCGACCAGATCTCCGAGATCATCGCGGTCGAAAGCGCCGATACCTTCAAGCGCCCGATCTATGCGGGCAACGCCATCGCGACGGTGCAGTCCTCTGCCCGCGTGAAGGTGATCACCGTGCGCGGCACCGGATTCGATGCCGCTGCCGCCGAAGGGGGCAACGCCGTCATCGAAGCGCTCGCCTTGGTCACCGACAGCGGTCAGTCGGTCTTCGTCAGTGAAGAATTGGCCAAGTCCGATCGCCCGGAGCTGACCGCCGCGAAGATTGTTGTGTCGGGTGGCCGTGGCATGCAGAACGGTGACAACTTCAAACACCTCTATGCGCTGGCCGACAAGCTTGGCGCGGGCGTGGGTGCATCGCGTGCCGCCGTCGATGCCGGTTTTGTACCCAACGACATGCAAGTCGGTCAGACCGGCAAGATCGTCGCGCCGCAGTTGTACATCGCGGTGGGCATCTCGGGTGCCATCCAGCATCTGGCCGGCATGAAGGACTCCAGGGTCATCGTGGCGATCAACAAGGACGAAGAGGCGCCGATCTTCCAGGTCGCCGACTACGGCCTGGTGGCGGATCTGTTCGACGTCGTGCCGGAACTGGAACGGGCGATTTGA
- a CDS encoding 3-hydroxyacyl-CoA dehydrogenase has protein sequence MNTFKQIGVIGSGAMGRGIAHLFATAGVPVLLYDSRSEATQEALQANRALLERAAAKGKLSREALAGALACMGAATHLEALADCDLLIEAIVENLEAKQGLFRALEQVVRADAVLATNTSSLSVSLIASACRHPERVAGFHFFNPVPLMKIVEVVRGELTDPQVVQRLAALAGHAGHFAATTPDSPGFLVNHAGRAFGPEALRILGEGIATPAQIDRILKDSLGFRMGPFELFDLVGLDISHAVMESIHAQFYQDPRYTPSALVPPRLASGLLGRKTGQGFYRYQDGSVVEEAPQAPPQVAITQPFWLDCDDSVMRERIAAVLSVAGVVLEQGDQPSASAICLVTPLGEDASSVIARKRLPSRRSLALETFVGFDARRVLMRQPALDALVLAQACQALGADGVPVEVINDSPGFIAQRVLAGIVNLGCEIAQRRIAEPATLDRAVQLALGYPHGPLAFGDRYGALQIWQILHQLHELYQEPRYRASPWLRRRVQLGLPLTTPEDPA, from the coding sequence GTGAATACGTTCAAACAGATCGGTGTGATCGGCAGCGGCGCGATGGGCCGGGGGATCGCCCACTTGTTCGCCACCGCTGGTGTTCCGGTGTTGCTGTATGACAGTCGCAGTGAAGCGACGCAGGAGGCGCTGCAAGCCAATCGGGCGTTGCTTGAGCGTGCCGCCGCCAAGGGCAAGTTGAGCCGTGAAGCACTGGCCGGCGCACTGGCTTGCATGGGGGCGGCCACTCACCTTGAAGCCCTTGCCGATTGCGATTTATTGATCGAGGCGATCGTTGAAAACCTTGAGGCCAAGCAGGGGTTGTTCCGTGCGCTGGAACAAGTGGTCAGGGCCGACGCGGTGCTGGCGACCAACACCTCATCCTTGTCGGTGAGCCTGATTGCCAGTGCCTGCCGGCATCCCGAGCGAGTGGCCGGGTTTCACTTTTTCAACCCGGTGCCACTGATGAAAATCGTCGAAGTGGTGCGTGGTGAACTGACCGACCCGCAGGTGGTTCAGCGCCTGGCGGCGTTGGCCGGGCACGCCGGTCACTTTGCCGCGACGACCCCCGACTCTCCGGGCTTCCTGGTCAATCATGCCGGGCGGGCCTTCGGTCCGGAGGCCTTGCGTATCCTGGGCGAGGGGATCGCCACCCCGGCGCAGATCGATCGCATCCTCAAGGACAGCCTCGGCTTTCGCATGGGGCCGTTCGAGCTGTTTGACCTGGTTGGCCTCGACATTTCCCATGCGGTGATGGAGTCGATACACGCGCAGTTTTATCAGGACCCGCGCTACACCCCGTCGGCACTGGTGCCACCTCGCCTGGCCAGCGGCCTGCTGGGGCGCAAGACAGGCCAGGGCTTCTATCGCTATCAGGACGGTAGCGTGGTCGAGGAAGCGCCGCAGGCGCCGCCGCAGGTGGCCATCACCCAGCCATTCTGGCTGGACTGCGACGACTCGGTCATGCGCGAGCGGATAGCCGCGGTGCTGTCCGTTGCCGGCGTTGTGCTGGAGCAGGGCGATCAACCCAGTGCGAGCGCCATCTGCCTGGTGACGCCGCTGGGGGAGGATGCCAGCAGCGTGATCGCCCGCAAGCGACTGCCGTCGCGACGCAGCCTGGCACTGGAAACCTTCGTCGGTTTCGACGCGCGTCGCGTACTGATGCGTCAACCGGCGCTCGACGCGCTGGTTCTGGCTCAGGCGTGCCAGGCCCTGGGCGCCGATGGCGTGCCGGTGGAAGTCATCAATGACTCGCCAGGCTTTATCGCCCAGCGTGTGCTCGCCGGGATCGTCAACCTGGGTTGCGAGATTGCCCAGCGTCGCATCGCCGAGCCGGCCACCCTGGACCGTGCGGTGCAGTTGGCCCTCGGTTACCCCCATGGTCCGTTGGCTTTTGGTGACCGATACGGGGCGTTGCAGATCTGGCAGATCCTGCACCAACTGCATGAGCTGTATCAGGAGCCGCGCTATCGGGCCAGCCCCTGGCTGCGCCGCCGGGTCCAGCTCGGCCTGCCCCTGACCACCCCCGAGGACCCAGCATGA
- a CDS encoding 3-oxoadipyl-CoA thiolase → MTAYIYDGLRSPFGRHGGALAGVRPDDLLASVVRALVARNPFEVRDYEDLIAGCSSQAGEDGRNLARHVALLSGLPTAVGGLTVNRLCGSGLAAVLDAARAVRCGEGELFIAGGVESMSRAPFVVAKAPSAWSRDFQVYDSTLGPRFPNPKVESGFGADSMPQTADNVAHELGITREQVDRYAARSQALFDAAVREGFQAGEILPIEVPSGRKQPPKIVDRDEHPRPQSNFEALSGLQPLFDDGVVTAGNASGINDGAAALLIGSRAMGEKAGLRPRARILAGAVAGVEPRLMGLGPVPACTKALQRAGLSLADMDLIEINEAFAAQVLGCARQLDIAFDDSRLNPNGGAIAIGHPLGASGARLAYSAVRQLERSSGRYALVSLCIGLGQGIACVIERLD, encoded by the coding sequence ATGACGGCTTATATCTACGATGGCCTGCGTTCACCCTTCGGTCGCCACGGTGGCGCGTTGGCCGGTGTGCGTCCCGATGACCTGCTGGCCTCTGTCGTGCGCGCGCTGGTGGCGCGTAACCCGTTTGAGGTGCGCGACTATGAAGACTTGATCGCCGGCTGCAGCAGCCAGGCCGGTGAGGACGGGCGCAACCTGGCGCGCCATGTTGCGCTGCTGTCCGGCTTGCCGACGGCCGTTGGCGGTTTGACCGTCAATCGTCTCTGCGGCTCTGGCCTGGCGGCTGTACTGGATGCTGCCCGCGCCGTGCGCTGCGGCGAAGGCGAGCTGTTTATTGCGGGCGGCGTGGAGAGCATGAGCCGGGCGCCGTTCGTGGTGGCCAAGGCGCCAAGCGCCTGGTCCCGTGACTTTCAAGTGTACGACAGCACCCTCGGCCCGCGTTTTCCCAACCCGAAGGTAGAGTCCGGGTTCGGTGCCGATTCGATGCCGCAGACAGCGGACAACGTCGCTCATGAACTGGGCATTACTCGCGAACAAGTCGACCGCTATGCCGCACGCAGCCAGGCGCTGTTCGACGCGGCGGTGCGGGAGGGTTTCCAGGCCGGTGAAATCCTGCCGATCGAAGTGCCGTCAGGGCGCAAGCAGCCGCCGAAGATCGTCGACCGTGACGAGCATCCGCGTCCACAAAGCAACTTCGAGGCGCTGTCGGGCCTGCAACCACTGTTTGACGACGGCGTTGTCACCGCAGGCAACGCCTCGGGCATCAATGATGGCGCGGCCGCGCTACTGATTGGCTCGCGGGCCATGGGTGAGAAGGCGGGTCTGAGGCCTCGTGCGCGCATTTTGGCCGGAGCCGTGGCGGGGGTCGAACCACGATTGATGGGCCTTGGCCCGGTGCCGGCCTGCACCAAGGCCTTGCAGCGTGCAGGTTTGAGCCTGGCCGACATGGACCTGATCGAAATCAATGAAGCGTTTGCCGCGCAAGTGCTCGGCTGTGCCCGGCAACTTGACATCGCCTTCGATGATTCGCGCCTCAATCCCAACGGCGGTGCCATTGCCATTGGTCATCCGCTCGGTGCTTCCGGCGCACGCCTGGCCTATAGCGCGGTGCGACAACTGGAGCGCAGCAGCGGGCGCTACGCCCTGGTCAGTCTGTGCATTGGCCTGGGCCAGGGCATTGCGTGCGTGATCGAACGCCTCGACTGA